A portion of the Anoxybacillus gonensis genome contains these proteins:
- a CDS encoding accessory Sec system S-layer assembly protein, producing MFPFFKKKKQGEDSTVQAGQLFDGADEQQDEDVHTTLSIHPMMSLTTEQKYYFQYINNELPPLKKNQVSLSGVEWKKEDDHYVVTAFVRNSLDQPIRFDHMPLLLIGPDGKVLGKKVFPMNELGDIPPKSSRPWRFVFTTSDLYTENIPETGWKLAFELKKPHQLDLEESWQQHLKEEDKQKLEQLVRSLTPPKQGEVNVMGLQALINNEGNLVVTLLIRNGSDKNITFEQIPLIVEDASGDVVARGAFTLQLEVKANTSKPWTFIFPKSLLQKDEFDFSTWRAYIPQ from the coding sequence ATGTTTCCATTTTTCAAAAAGAAAAAACAAGGGGAAGATAGTACCGTTCAAGCTGGTCAGTTATTTGACGGAGCAGATGAACAACAAGATGAAGACGTGCATACGACATTATCCATTCACCCAATGATGTCGTTAACGACCGAACAAAAATATTATTTCCAATACATCAATAACGAATTGCCGCCGTTGAAAAAAAATCAAGTGTCGTTATCCGGTGTAGAATGGAAAAAGGAAGACGACCATTACGTTGTTACGGCGTTTGTCCGCAACAGTTTAGATCAACCTATTCGTTTTGACCATATGCCGTTATTGCTCATTGGGCCAGACGGAAAAGTGCTTGGAAAAAAAGTATTTCCAATGAATGAGCTCGGCGATATTCCACCAAAAAGTAGCCGTCCGTGGCGATTTGTATTTACAACAAGTGACTTATATACAGAAAACATTCCTGAAACGGGATGGAAATTAGCGTTTGAGTTAAAGAAGCCACACCAATTAGATTTAGAAGAAAGTTGGCAGCAGCATTTAAAAGAAGAAGACAAGCAAAAACTTGAGCAACTCGTGCGCTCCCTTACTCCACCAAAGCAAGGAGAGGTAAACGTCATGGGGTTACAAGCACTTATCAACAACGAAGGGAATTTAGTCGTAACCCTACTCATTCGTAACGGTAGTGATAAAAACATTACGTTTGAGCAAATACCTTTAATCGTCGAAGATGCATCGGGCGATGTGGTCGCACGCGGAGCGTTTACGTTACAGTTAGAAGTAAAAGCAAACACAAGTAAGCCATGGACATTTATCTTTCCAAAATCACTTTTACAAAAAGACGAATTTGACTTTTCCACATGGCGTGCCTACATTCCACAGTAA
- a CDS encoding helix-turn-helix domain-containing protein gives MMLQHMSEQIKRLRKANHWTQEQLAQRLNVSRSKVSKWENGEVLPDLKSIIDMSDLFRVSVDFLLGKHPTDEQRLQEVKLAYGTNEMDEERLALIRYMNEQRELAKRLYALQSLPSHKRKRVEEVVIKIIDEMIEALK, from the coding sequence ATGATGCTACAACATATGAGCGAACAAATTAAACGTTTGCGTAAAGCGAACCATTGGACGCAAGAGCAACTGGCGCAACGGTTAAACGTATCTCGTTCAAAAGTGAGCAAATGGGAAAACGGTGAAGTGCTTCCTGATTTGAAATCGATCATTGACATGAGCGATTTGTTTCGTGTGAGCGTCGATTTTTTACTTGGCAAACATCCGACAGATGAACAACGATTGCAAGAAGTCAAACTCGCATACGGAACGAATGAGATGGATGAAGAACGACTTGCGCTTATTCGTTATATGAATGAACAGCGTGAGCTCGCAAAGCGGCTATATGCATTGCAGTCATTGCCTTCCCATAAGCGAAAACGAGTAGAAGAAGTAGTCATAAAAATCATTGATGAAATGATTGAAGCATTGAAATAA
- a CDS encoding coiled-coil domain-containing protein codes for MEGQILQAVKELLHEVREMRTEMESLKQEMRAEMESFKQEMRAEMESFKQEIREEIKELHVRIGKLETKVDKLHDKFELHAQKQWQTEADVYRLKKLIGIE; via the coding sequence GTGGAGGGCCAAATTTTACAAGCTGTAAAAGAATTGCTGCATGAAGTGCGTGAAATGCGAACAGAAATGGAAAGTTTGAAACAAGAGATGCGCGCAGAGATGGAGAGCTTCAAACAAGAAATGCGTGCAGAAATGGAAAGTTTCAAACAAGAAATACGAGAAGAAATAAAAGAGCTGCATGTGCGCATCGGAAAGTTAGAAACAAAAGTGGACAAGCTGCACGATAAATTTGAATTGCATGCGCAAAAACAATGGCAAACAGAAGCTGACGTGTATCGGTTAAAAAAATTAATTGGCATTGAATAA
- a CDS encoding YwpF-like family protein — translation MKTFKLVSLTLLHEQKQNIPLIDGLMINKEDENKRWLVEAYMDQTYRELFTSLKESGTTFDALVTISRTTNDPAHIHATVRSVTMMGERMSVLMDATIVKRSNLAEVVLEDLVQRGLHGETLLQQFKQQMHTKRG, via the coding sequence GTGAAAACATTTAAGCTCGTTTCCCTCACATTATTACATGAGCAAAAACAAAACATTCCGCTCATTGACGGTTTAATGATTAATAAAGAAGATGAAAATAAAAGGTGGCTTGTCGAAGCATATATGGATCAAACATATCGTGAGCTATTTACATCGTTAAAAGAAAGCGGAACGACGTTTGATGCACTCGTCACCATTTCGAGAACAACAAACGATCCCGCCCATATTCACGCCACCGTTCGTTCGGTGACGATGATGGGAGAGCGAATGAGCGTATTAATGGATGCGACGATTGTCAAACGATCCAATTTAGCTGAAGTCGTGTTAGAAGATTTAGTCCAACGCGGCTTACACGGTGAAACGCTTCTGCAACAATTTAAACAACAAATGCATACAAAAAGAGGCTAG
- a CDS encoding class D sortase, producing MRVIAIALFLFGASFIWANALGWHQAYEAVQQSEQPPVQQEGAIGTLFIPKLNIYMPIYEGMEQLDKGVAYDERSALPGEGNHTILAGHRDTVFRQLGDIQLGDELIVRTNDKTWTYVVQHIRIVRPDDQTVLVPKAHPTLTLITCYPFRWIGDAPNRYVVVAKQKR from the coding sequence ATGAGAGTTATTGCCATTGCCCTTTTTCTTTTCGGCGCATCTTTCATTTGGGCCAATGCGCTCGGTTGGCATCAGGCGTATGAAGCGGTGCAACAAAGCGAGCAACCGCCCGTCCAACAAGAAGGTGCGATCGGAACGCTTTTCATTCCGAAACTAAACATATATATGCCGATTTATGAAGGTATGGAACAATTGGACAAGGGCGTCGCATACGATGAGCGAAGCGCGCTTCCGGGAGAGGGGAATCATACCATTTTGGCAGGGCATCGGGATACGGTATTTCGTCAGCTCGGTGACATTCAATTAGGTGATGAACTGATCGTACGGACGAACGACAAAACGTGGACATATGTCGTGCAACATATTCGCATCGTTCGTCCTGACGATCAAACGGTGCTCGTTCCAAAAGCGCATCCGACGTTGACGTTAATTACATGTTACCCATTTCGCTGGATCGGGGATGCTCCGAACCGATATGTCGTCGTGGCAAAACAAAAGCGCTAG
- a CDS encoding processed acidic surface protein → MRVLWLFLFLFATPVQAATYEEEVKQYVQDIGWTMEDLTRYLAKWNMTIYDFSSLHALKKQLGTPITPERLDALLLRHHMTKEEAEALLGQFGEQIQHYTFVEHLDYALSFYRDRYDTMQAMTDLLATIGLTEEEIRRLFERTPPSAKQALERLDEQMQTLVLRDPSMPLTKQERETVLNFWNEWLSLYQLQAKVYEVNERGQTPISFEQFQTVTAPVVMEWYDKEGNFVADVYIPRERMNESAWIDVSEQLAHIGKMALDLESGLLVARMPKTASSYGMNMIIGLGFLLASFVLWRKGL, encoded by the coding sequence ATGCGCGTGCTATGGTTATTTCTTTTTTTATTCGCCACACCTGTGCAAGCAGCGACATATGAAGAAGAAGTAAAACAGTATGTACAAGACATCGGATGGACGATGGAAGATTTGACGCGTTATTTAGCGAAATGGAATATGACGATTTACGATTTTTCTTCGCTTCATGCGTTAAAAAAACAGCTAGGCACCCCGATCACGCCTGAGCGTCTTGATGCGTTGCTTTTGCGGCATCACATGACGAAAGAAGAAGCAGAAGCACTTCTCGGACAGTTCGGTGAACAAATACAACATTATACGTTTGTTGAACATTTAGATTATGCGTTATCGTTTTACCGCGACCGTTACGATACGATGCAAGCGATGACCGATCTGTTAGCGACGATTGGGTTGACAGAAGAAGAAATTCGCCGTTTATTTGAACGCACCCCTCCGTCTGCGAAACAGGCGCTTGAACGTCTCGATGAACAAATGCAAACGCTCGTGCTGCGCGACCCATCTATGCCGTTAACAAAACAAGAGCGGGAAACGGTTCTCAACTTCTGGAATGAATGGCTCTCACTTTATCAGCTTCAAGCGAAAGTATATGAAGTAAACGAACGAGGACAAACCCCGATTTCGTTTGAACAGTTCCAGACGGTCACTGCCCCTGTTGTCATGGAATGGTATGATAAAGAAGGAAATTTTGTTGCGGATGTGTACATTCCGCGCGAACGAATGAATGAAAGTGCCTGGATTGATGTAAGCGAGCAACTGGCGCATATCGGCAAGATGGCGCTCGATTTAGAAAGCGGCTTGCTCGTTGCGCGCATGCCAAAAACAGCTTCTTCGTACGGAATGAACATGATCATTGGCCTCGGTTTCTTGTTAGCAAGTTTCGTACTATGGAGGAAAGGATTGTGA
- a CDS encoding aspartate kinase has translation MKVAKFGGSSVANAAQFQKVANIVTSDEARKFVVVSAPGKRFKDDTKMTDLLITLAKKVIENDIYEGVLAQVVARYDEIVTDLQLSRDILDVISAHLQQLIDTYHHQPERLLDALKASGEDNNAKLMAHYLRQLGYEAHYVSPKEAGIFVTDEPGNAQVLPESYEQLAKLNERSGILIIPGFFGYSRSGHIVTFPRGGSDITGSIVAAGVGAELYENFTDVDSIYCVNPSIVEHPCQLKELTYREMRELSYAGFSVFHDEALEPVYRRGIPVCVKNTNNPEAPGTMIVATRDHRDRPVAGIASDKGFCSINVSKYLMNREIGFGRRLLQILEDEGISYEHTPSGIDNMSVILREEQLAGDVERRVLDRIVNELRVDEVSIERDLALIMVVGEGMERSVGIAAKATAAFARANVNIEMINQGSSEVSMMFGVKADAVEKAVRALYEVYF, from the coding sequence ATGAAAGTCGCAAAATTCGGAGGAAGTTCTGTTGCAAATGCAGCGCAATTTCAAAAAGTAGCAAACATCGTCACATCAGATGAAGCGCGCAAATTTGTCGTCGTCTCTGCGCCGGGAAAACGGTTTAAAGACGACACAAAAATGACGGATTTGTTAATTACACTTGCCAAAAAAGTAATAGAAAATGACATATACGAAGGAGTGCTCGCCCAAGTCGTTGCGCGCTATGATGAAATTGTAACTGATTTACAGTTGTCGCGCGACATTTTAGATGTCATTTCTGCCCATTTACAACAATTGATTGATACGTATCATCATCAGCCTGAACGTTTACTGGATGCGTTAAAAGCGAGTGGGGAAGACAACAACGCAAAACTGATGGCGCATTATCTCCGCCAGCTCGGATATGAGGCGCATTACGTCAGTCCGAAAGAAGCGGGCATTTTCGTCACAGACGAACCAGGCAATGCTCAAGTGTTGCCTGAGTCGTACGAACAACTCGCGAAATTAAATGAAAGAAGCGGCATTTTAATTATTCCAGGCTTTTTCGGCTATTCTCGCTCAGGTCATATCGTCACATTCCCGCGCGGCGGTTCGGATATTACAGGTTCGATCGTGGCGGCGGGTGTTGGAGCGGAGCTGTATGAAAACTTTACAGACGTTGATTCTATTTATTGCGTCAATCCGTCGATTGTGGAACATCCATGCCAGCTAAAAGAGTTGACGTATCGTGAAATGCGCGAATTGTCGTACGCTGGATTTTCCGTCTTTCACGATGAAGCGCTTGAACCTGTGTATCGCCGCGGCATTCCAGTATGTGTGAAAAATACAAACAATCCGGAAGCGCCAGGAACGATGATCGTCGCAACGAGAGACCATCGTGACCGCCCTGTTGCAGGCATCGCTAGCGATAAAGGATTTTGCAGCATTAACGTCAGCAAATATTTAATGAACCGCGAAATCGGATTTGGACGCCGTTTGTTGCAAATTTTAGAAGACGAAGGCATTTCATATGAACATACGCCATCAGGCATTGATAACATGTCTGTCATTTTACGCGAAGAACAACTCGCTGGCGACGTCGAGCGCCGCGTATTAGATCGCATCGTAAACGAATTGCGTGTCGATGAAGTGTCGATCGAACGGGATTTAGCGCTCATTATGGTCGTCGGGGAAGGAATGGAACGCAGCGTCGGTATTGCCGCAAAAGCAACAGCTGCTTTTGCCCGTGCCAACGTCAACATCGAAATGATTAACCAAGGTTCATCCGAAGTCAGCATGATGTTTGGCGTGAAAGCCGATGCAGTAGAAAAAGCGGTTCGTGCGCTATATGAAGTATATTTCTAA